One Deltaproteobacteria bacterium DNA window includes the following coding sequences:
- a CDS encoding nucleoside deaminase, with amino-acid sequence MPEPSFNLNLPSWIKDYMPPKEKVFPTMQERMKFVIELSRLNIEQGTGGPFGAAVFDIENDRLVSPGVNLVSSLNCSVFHAEIVAIMGAQKIIGSYDLGGDDVPAMELVASTEPCAMCFGAVPWSGVRRLVCGARDGDARVIGFDEGPKMSSWISALESRGIEVFHDICRDEAVQVLKKYDQMGGVIYNSRQGG; translated from the coding sequence ATGCCTGAACCTTCATTCAATTTAAATCTCCCTTCATGGATCAAAGACTACATGCCTCCAAAAGAGAAGGTTTTTCCCACCATGCAGGAAAGAATGAAATTCGTCATCGAGCTTTCGAGACTGAATATTGAGCAGGGTACGGGCGGGCCTTTTGGCGCCGCTGTTTTCGATATTGAAAATGACAGACTTGTTTCCCCTGGTGTTAATCTTGTTTCAAGCCTCAATTGTTCCGTTTTTCATGCTGAAATTGTGGCTATTATGGGGGCCCAGAAGATCATCGGCAGTTATGATCTTGGCGGGGATGATGTTCCGGCTATGGAACTTGTTGCCAGCACGGAACCTTGTGCCATGTGTTTTGGTGCAGTCCCCTGGTCAGGTGTCAGGCGCCTTGTTTGCGGGGCGAGAGACGGTGATGCCAGAGTAATTGGTTTTGATGAGGGACCCAAGATGAGTTCATGGATTAGCGCCCTCGAGAGCCGGGGCATTGAAGTTTTTCATGATATATGCAGGGATGAAGCGGTTCAGGTGTTAAAAAAGTATGATCAAATGGGGGGCGTGATTTATAACAGTCGGCAGGGGGGCTGA
- a CDS encoding DMT family transporter: MQTYAIKPASQGAFFIFISAILFSINILLVKILRTATSIPVVEITFARFFIGLIIVVLYLKVSGAAFKPVNKKVLYLRGLLNAAAVLILFFAVEYTTITNANVLNMTYPIFVALFSHALIGERFHPSVFIPLFLTAAGVYMVIQPDFSQINGGDFIGLISGIVAALAIIYLRVLRRTDETHVILFYLFAVGSILLLIPTIPLFVMPDKMEFLLLALCSLCGVAAQYFLTHGYKFISAVGGSIVSASRVYIASLLGVVFFNDPVNAVLFMGTLLIVGSNVLTAGIESSNGNEKR; encoded by the coding sequence ATGCAAACATATGCTATTAAACCGGCCTCGCAAGGGGCCTTTTTTATTTTTATCTCGGCCATTCTTTTCAGCATCAATATTCTGCTTGTCAAGATACTGAGAACGGCCACGTCTATTCCTGTCGTTGAGATTACCTTTGCCCGTTTTTTTATAGGCCTTATAATTGTCGTTCTTTATCTTAAGGTGAGCGGCGCCGCTTTTAAACCTGTAAACAAAAAGGTGCTTTATCTGCGAGGTTTGCTCAATGCCGCCGCTGTATTGATCCTCTTCTTTGCCGTAGAATACACAACCATCACCAATGCCAATGTACTCAATATGACGTACCCCATCTTTGTTGCGCTCTTTTCTCATGCCCTCATTGGCGAAAGATTCCACCCATCCGTATTTATTCCTCTCTTTCTCACTGCCGCCGGGGTTTATATGGTTATTCAACCTGATTTCAGCCAAATTAATGGAGGTGATTTTATCGGTCTTATTTCAGGGATTGTTGCCGCTCTTGCTATTATATATCTGAGAGTCTTAAGGCGAACCGATGAAACCCATGTTATTCTCTTTTATCTTTTTGCCGTCGGTTCCATTCTTCTCCTCATTCCCACTATTCCTCTATTTGTAATGCCTGATAAAATGGAATTCCTTTTACTGGCTCTTTGCTCACTTTGCGGTGTGGCGGCACAATACTTTCTAACCCATGGTTACAAGTTCATCTCGGCAGTGGGGGGGAGTATCGTTTCGGCATCGAGGGTCTATATCGCTTCCCTCCTGGGAGTCGTTTTTTTCAATGATCCCGTTAATGCCGTGCTTTTTATGGGTACCCTGCTCATCGTAGGCAGTAATGTCTTGACAGCCGGGATCGAATCGTCTAATGGTAATGAGAAAAGGTAA
- the ubiE gene encoding bifunctional demethylmenaquinone methyltransferase/2-methoxy-6-polyprenyl-1,4-benzoquinol methylase UbiE, whose protein sequence is MPENKEEKKDKKENQEKESISFGFKEVPVEERQKLVGNVFSSVADNYDVMNDAMSLGVHRLWKRDFVRKAKLRPGMHCLDVAGGTGDIAMLMAKEVEDKGRVTIFDINKEMLDVGVERVIDKGFIGPIKFVQGNAEDLPFPDESFDVATVSFGIRNVTRLDKAFKEMTRVVKPGGKVMCLEFSHPTNKLFSKVYDFFSFNIIPEIGDKIARDRESYEYLVESIRKFPDQEKLKKILEDCGLYQVKYFNLTNGIAAIHVGHKI, encoded by the coding sequence TTGCCTGAAAATAAGGAAGAAAAGAAAGACAAAAAGGAAAACCAGGAAAAAGAATCGATCAGTTTCGGTTTTAAAGAGGTTCCTGTCGAAGAGAGGCAAAAGCTTGTAGGCAATGTCTTCTCCAGTGTAGCCGATAACTATGACGTCATGAATGATGCCATGAGTTTAGGCGTTCACAGACTCTGGAAGAGGGACTTTGTGAGAAAGGCAAAGCTGAGGCCCGGTATGCATTGTCTCGATGTAGCAGGCGGTACCGGAGATATTGCCATGCTTATGGCCAAAGAGGTGGAAGATAAGGGTAGGGTCACAATATTCGACATTAACAAGGAAATGCTTGATGTGGGTGTTGAAAGGGTGATAGACAAAGGATTTATCGGCCCTATCAAGTTCGTACAGGGAAATGCCGAAGACCTCCCTTTTCCTGATGAGAGTTTTGATGTAGCTACCGTCAGTTTTGGAATCAGGAATGTAACGAGGCTCGATAAAGCCTTTAAGGAAATGACGAGGGTCGTCAAGCCCGGTGGCAAAGTCATGTGCCTTGAATTTTCACACCCCACGAATAAGCTTTTTTCAAAGGTCTACGATTTCTTTTCATTCAACATTATTCCTGAGATCGGTGACAAGATTGCCAGGGATAGAGAGTCTTACGAATACCTTGTTGAATCGATCCGAAAGTTTCCCGACCAGGAGAAACTCAAGAAAATCCTGGAAGATTGCGGGCTTTATCAGGTCAAGTATTTCAACCTGACTAACGGTATTGCCGCCATTCATGTGGGGCATAAAATCTGA